In Bdellovibrionota bacterium, the genomic window CTATCGCGAATTCACTGACTCAGGACACTAGCCGTCGGTGACAATGATCCGCCATTCGTTCACTACAAAGCAAAACTGTCGGAATTTCGAAGAGCTGCCGACGGATCTTACCTTCCACCTGGCGCTCTTCCAGCAGCTTCAAGAAACGTATTTCGTAATCATGCCAACTCCCATTACGCTTCTTGTAATCGTTAAGCAGATCGTGCGTTGGAGCGAATAATGGCTCGTGAATGTACTCAGCACCGGCGATCTCCTTTAAGAAGTAAGGGAGATCTTCCTTTTTCGTGAAGCCAGCAAGTTGCGAGGAGTTGTTTAGACGGACGTCAAGCAGGCGTTTCACGCCCGTGCGCTTCAGTGTCTCGAAGAACTCTGCCGCCGTCCTCTTTGTGAAACCGATTGTATAGATCTCCATACGTTCTCCTCTTGGGAAGCGAAAAGCGACTTTTGCCCTCTGTCACGTAATCGCCCCTCTTTGGCCTGCAGTTCCTTCTCGGTCTCAATGCGTCCATCGCCTCGAATATGATTGACTGAGATCCCGCGGGTGGCGAGCACGCGACTTACAAGTAGACGTCGGTGGCAGTTCGTCGGATCTTCCTCACTGCAAAGGAGCGCAACGCGGTACTTGCCAAGACCTGTTTCGAGACGTGCAATAGCCTCCAGAAATTGTGGAGATTCAGCAAGGCGCGCGTATAGAACGTGCCCTTCCGAATCGTAAAACTCGTCTTCCGTG contains:
- a CDS encoding DUF488 domain-containing protein; the protein is MKRLLDVRLNNSSQLAGFTKKEDLPYFLKEIAGAEYIHEPLFAPTHDLLNDYKKRNGSWHDYEIRFLKLLEERQVEGKIRRQLFEIPTVLLCSERMADHCHRRLVS
- a CDS encoding DUF488 domain-containing protein, yielding MIEHNQRGVNRLLSIGHSNHSLDIFLKLLKRQEIEVLVDARSQPYSRFSPHFNRPALEKAITNIGIKYLFMGEELGGRPTEDEFYDSEGHVLYARLAESPQFLEAIARLETGLGKYRVALLCSEEDPTNCHRRLLVSRVLATRGISVNHIRGDGRIETEKELQAKEGRLRDRGQKSLFASQEENVWRSIQSVSQRGRRQSSSRH